A genomic window from Haladaptatus caseinilyticus includes:
- a CDS encoding glycosyltransferase family 2 protein, translating into MTIDRDEETSTTDFNVGEATGILDDREEFEGIDPMLSVVLPTKDEEGGIAESIEQARAAIQAVGLPGEIIVSDSSTDRTPEIARKMGATVVKPDKPGYGYAYRYAFEHARGEYIVIGDADNTYDFRELPELLPPVLDGSADIVLGSRLSGTIEDGAMPWLHKHVGNPILTKFVNVFYSAGISDAHSGFRVISRDALDRLDLKTDGMEFATEMVVDARSKGLTLEDVPITYHPRTGEAKLNTFHDGWRHVRFMLLYAPGYLFSIPAIIVALIGATFMGLSLFDTQFVGSILGTQFDLFFGLQMLLVGGVLTLAGIQVGTLGIFLAAITVGNRYPKDTVTRWMNEHLNPNYGIYIGSVFTLVGSIMMSSRMITRNVGDLNSLSISATEIVLFILVVVGVQMLATGFYARTLLAREGVLET; encoded by the coding sequence ATGACGATCGATCGAGACGAAGAAACCAGTACGACGGACTTCAACGTCGGTGAGGCTACCGGGATTCTCGATGACCGTGAGGAGTTCGAAGGGATCGACCCAATGCTTAGCGTCGTCCTTCCGACGAAAGACGAGGAAGGTGGCATCGCCGAAAGTATCGAACAGGCGAGGGCCGCTATCCAAGCGGTCGGACTCCCGGGAGAGATCATCGTCAGCGACAGTTCGACGGACCGAACCCCGGAAATCGCACGTAAGATGGGTGCTACTGTGGTCAAGCCGGACAAACCGGGATACGGATACGCCTATCGATATGCTTTCGAGCATGCCCGTGGGGAGTACATCGTCATCGGTGATGCGGACAACACGTACGATTTCCGGGAGTTGCCGGAGCTGCTTCCGCCGGTACTGGACGGGAGTGCGGATATCGTCCTCGGAAGCCGCCTCTCCGGGACGATCGAGGACGGCGCGATGCCGTGGCTCCACAAACACGTTGGGAATCCAATACTGACGAAGTTCGTGAACGTCTTCTACAGTGCCGGGATTTCCGACGCTCACAGCGGTTTTCGAGTTATCTCGCGCGATGCGCTCGACAGACTCGACCTGAAAACGGATGGAATGGAGTTCGCCACGGAGATGGTCGTCGATGCACGTTCGAAGGGCCTCACGCTCGAAGACGTTCCGATAACCTATCATCCCCGAACCGGCGAAGCAAAGCTCAACACGTTCCACGACGGGTGGCGACACGTCAGGTTCATGCTGCTGTACGCACCCGGCTATCTGTTCTCGATTCCCGCCATCATCGTCGCTCTCATCGGCGCAACCTTCATGGGATTGTCGCTGTTCGATACCCAGTTCGTTGGCTCGATTCTGGGTACGCAGTTCGACCTCTTCTTCGGCCTCCAGATGCTACTCGTCGGGGGCGTACTGACGCTCGCCGGGATACAGGTCGGGACGCTCGGAATCTTTCTCGCCGCTATTACGGTCGGTAACCGATATCCGAAGGATACGGTGACGCGGTGGATGAACGAGCATCTGAATCCGAATTACGGAATCTACATTGGGTCGGTTTTCACGCTCGTCGGGAGCATCATGATGTCGAGCAGAATGATTACCCGTAACGTTGGTGACCTGAACAGCCTCTCCATTTCCGCGACGGAAATCGTGTTGTTCATTCTCGTCGTCGTCGGGGTGCAGATGCTTGCAACCGGATTTTACGCGCGGACGCTGCTTGCGAGGGAGGGGGTGTTAGAAACGTGA